CGAGCACCTTGCCGACGCCGCCCTTCACGGAGAGGCGTCGGAGGAGCTCGAGGATGACGTCCTTCGCGGTCGCCCACTCGGGGAGTTCGCCCTCGAGGCGGACGTTGACGACTTCCGGCATCTCGACGAAGTACGCGCCGCCGCCCATCGCGACGGCGATGTCGATGCCGCCCGCGCCGATGGCGAGCTGACCGAGGCCGCCGGGGGTCGGCGTGTGGCTGTCCGAGCCCAGCAGGGTCTTGCCGGGTGCCGCGAAGTTCTCCTTGTGGACGTTGTGGCAGATGCCGTTGCCCGGTCGGGAGAAGTACGCGCCGTAGGTGCCGGCCGCGGACCGCAGGAAGCGGTGGTCGTCGGTGTTCTTGAAGTCGAACTGGTAGGTCTGGTGGTCGCAGTACTGCGCGGCCAGCTCGGTCTGGACTTCGTCCATCTCGAGGGCCTCGAACTGCAGCCAGACCATCGTCCCAGTGGTGTCCTGGGAGAGCGTCTGGTCGATCTCGATGCCGATCTCCTCGCCGGGCTCTAGGTCGCCCTCGACGAGGTGGTCATCGAGAATTTTCTCCGTAAGCGTCTGTCCCATAGCGTCCCGAGATGGACTTTCTACGATTATAAATCCCGCGTGTTTCAGGATTCGGGCATTCGCCTTATACACACCCCACACCCTTATTTGGGGCGTGTGAACACGGAACGGGAAGTGGGCGTTTGCGCCCGACGCGGGGCGTCCGACGGCGGCCCGCGAGGACTACTGGTACTCCGTGATGGTGAGCGTGTAGTCGCCGCTCCCGTCGTAGGAGTCCACGAGCACGTGGAGGTCCGTCGACGTGTCGGGGTCGGTGATGGTGATGGTCTCCTCGGAGTTCGTCGTCCACGACCGGTAGTCGTAACTCGACGTCGACGGACACGTCCCGGTGCCGTCGTTCGCGTACAAATCGAAGTCCGCCGTCGACGGCCCGGACAGTTCGATTACCACCTCGCTCGGCGAACTGTACGAGAAACTGTACGTCCAGCACTTGTCGTCGTACCTACTCGACAGCGTGCCGGAGGCCGTCGACGTCGTGGAGTCGCCGCTTCCGCCGTCGCCGTCGTCGCCACCACCGCCCGACCCGGGCGTCGTCGTGACGGCGTTCCCAGCGTCGACGCGCCCCGAACCCTGCTGGTCGCTCGACAGCCCCACGTCCACCGCCGTCGCCTTCAGGTGGCTCCGGAGTTCGGCGTTCGTGAGGTCGTACTGTGCGAGCGTCAGGCCCGCGACGCCAGCGACCACGGGCGTCGCCATCGACGTGCCCGAAATCTTGTCGTAGCCGTCGTCGGTCCACGTCGACAGCACGTTCGTCCCGGGCGCCGCGAGTTCGATGTCGCTCCCGTAGTTCGAGTACGACGCGAGCGTCTCGTCCGGGTCGAGCGCGCTCACGGCGAGACACTCCGAGTAGGCCGCCGGATACGAGACCGACCCCTGTCCGTCGTTGCCCGCCGCCGCGACGACGAGCGCGCCGTTGTTCGTCGCGTACGACACGGCGTTTTTCATCGTGTCCGTGTATCCGCCGCCGCCCAGCGAGAGGTTGACGACGTCGGCGCCCTGGTCGGCCGCCCACGTCACGGCGTCCGCGATGTCCGCCGTGGAGCCGGAGCCCTGCTCGGAGAGCGCGCGCCCGGAGAGGACACTGGAGTTCCCGATGCCGGTGACGCCCTCGCCGTTGTCGGTCTCCGCCGCGGAGATGCCGGCGACGTGCGTGCCGTGGTACTCGTCGGCGAGCACGTCCGGGTAGGGGTCGCTGTCGTCGTCCACGAAGTCCCGCCCGTAGTTCGACACGGACCCGTCCATGTTGCCGTCGAGGTCCGGATGGTCGTACTTCACGCCCTGGTCGACGACGCCGATGGTGACCCCGGAGTCGCCGAACGTCACGTCCCACGCCTCGGGCGCGTTCACCTGCTGGTCGGCGTACTGGTCGCCGTACCGCGGGTCGTTGGGCGCGACCTGCGCCTGCAGTTCGACGTTCTCCTCGACGTACTTCACGGCGTCCGCGCGCTCCAGTCGCTCCACGAAGTTCTCGTGGGCGGGCTCGGCCGCGTTCTCCGGCAGGCCGACGACCGTCGCGTTCAGCGCGTCGTTGGTTTTCACTGCCTCCTCGTTGCCCTTCAGGAACTGCTCGACGTACCCCTCGGGGTCGTCTTCGGCGCCGGACACGCCGACGATGTACTCGCGTCGGTCCGGCCCCTCGCCGTTGCCGGGCGACCCGGACGCCGCGCCGACCATCGCCACGGACCCGACTGCCGCGCTCGTTGCTCCGAGGAAACTACGCCGCGTGAGGTTGGTGTTGTCTGCCATCCCGTCCGCCACGTGAGCGCCACCCAACTTAATATCTTTCTAGAGTTAGCGTAAATTAGTTCGCTGAGAACGGAAATAAATTCGCGCGGCGTTTCCGAACCGACAGAGAGTAGGCACCGAACGCGCAGGGCTTCAGCATGTACGAGAGCGGTTCGTTCGTCGCCGAACACGTCGACCCGGTCACCGCCGAGCAAGTCCAGCCCAACGGCGTCGACCTCACCGTCGAGGCCGTCTTCGAACAGCGCGAACCCGGCCGCATCGGCCGCGACGGCAAGGAAATCGGCGACCGGCAGCGCCGCCACCCCGAGGCCGGCGACGGCGACACCGACACGTTCTACCTGCCGCCCGGCGGCTACGTCCTCCAGTACGCCGAAACCATCTCGATTCCCGACGGCCACGTCGGCTTCGTCTACCCGCGGTCGTCGCTCATGCGGAACTCCTGTATGCTCAACACCGCCGTCTGGGACGCCGGCTACACCGGCAAGGGCGAAGGCCTCCTGCAGGTCCACCACGACGTCGAACTCGAGCGCGGCGCGCGCGTCGCCCAGCTCGTGCTCGCGGAGGGCGACCACGACGACACATACGACGGCAGTTACCAGGGCGAACGCGTCGAATAACGCCGCTCGCCGGCGAGCCTTTTTGACGGTCGGCGGCGAGGACGCGACTATGGACCGAACGCGAGCGGGCGGCGTCGCGCTCACCGCGGCCGGCGTCGCGGGCTACGTCGCCGGCGTCCTCGCGCCCTATCCGGGGCGGGCGTTCAGCGTCACCGCGGTCATCGTCGGCATCACGCTCGCGAGCATCGGGTCCGGCAGCGAGGTGCCGCGATGACCGTCGAGACCGTCGTCTACGACGAGCACGGGCACGGCGCCCGCGACGACCCGGTGGACGCGCGCGACGACGCCGGCACCACGTGGGTGCGCGTCGTCGACCCGACCGACGCGGAACTCGACGAAATCGCCGCCGGCTACGGACTCCACGCGCTCGAAATCGAGGACGTGCTCGGCGACGTCCGCCCGAAAGTCGAGGAGTTCGACGAACACACGCTCGTCCTCGTGAAAGCCGCGACGCTCCGCCGCGGCGACGTCGCGTTCGCCGACGAACTCCGCGACGAACCGGTCGGCTTCTTCGTCGGCGACGACTGGCTCGTCACCATCGAACCCGACCGCGTCGCCGCACTCGACGCCGTCTGGGACCGCGTCGCGCGCGAAGAACCGCGCCTGCTCTCCCACGGCCCCGACTTCGCCGCGTACCGCGGCATCGACCGCGTCGTCGACGACTACTACGCCATCCTCGACGACATCGAGGACGACATCGAAGCCGTCGAAGACGAAGTCGTCGACCCCGCCGGCGAGGACGTGCTCGAACGCATCAACAGCCTCCGCCGGGACCTGCTGTCGGTGCGCCGCCTCCTCTGGCCGACCCGTGACGCCGTCGGCGTGCTCGCGCGCGGCGACCCCGTACACGTCGACGTGGCCACGGAGAAGTACTTCCGGGACGTCTACGACCACCTCGTCCAACTCGTCGACCTCACGGAGACGTACCGCGACCTCACGAGCAGCGCGCGAGACATCTACCTGAACGCGCTGTCGATGTCCACGAACGAGGTGATGAAGACGCTCACCGTCGTCGCCACCATCCTCCTCCCGCTCACGTTCGTCGTCGGCGTCTACGGCATGAACTTCCAGGATAGCGCGCTGAACATGCCGGAACTCGGCTGGCAGTACGGCTACCCCGCCGTGATGCTCGGCATGGCGCTGACGGCGGGCATCCTCGTCGCGTACTTCCGGCGCGAGAACTGGCTCTAGCGCACGTCGTCGAACAACTCCGCGAACGTGTCCACGACGTGTGGCGGGTACGCGTCCGAGTCCAGCGACACGACCGCCGTGTCCTCGCCGGCCTCGGTTCGCGCGAGCACCGCGTGGACGAACCGGAACGCCGTCTCCGTCGACACGGCGTCGAGAATCGACGCGAGGTCGTCCACGCGAACCGTCGTCGCTCCCTCCCACGCCGAGAGATACTCGTGGACGAGCGCGCCGACCTCGCCGACCGCGCTCTCCCTCGGAACGGTCTCCACGACGCCCGACGCCGCCTCGGCGCAGTCGGCGCTCGCCGTCGCCGCAGCACTCCCGCGAGACTGTTCCCCGACGCTCACGACGACGACGCGGTCGGCGTCCCCCGACCACTGCGCCAACCACGACTCCGCGTCGCGTTCGTACGTTACTCCGATGACGTTCGATTCGTGTTCGACGGCGTCAGCCGCCTCGTCGCCCCCAGTGACGAGGACGCTCGCCGAACCGAGTCGGGCCTCCTCCCCTCGCATGAGTCGGTACTCCTGAAACTTTGGTGTGCCGACATAAA
The nucleotide sequence above comes from Halobacterium litoreum. Encoded proteins:
- the corA gene encoding magnesium/cobalt transporter CorA, producing MTVETVVYDEHGHGARDDPVDARDDAGTTWVRVVDPTDAELDEIAAGYGLHALEIEDVLGDVRPKVEEFDEHTLVLVKAATLRRGDVAFADELRDEPVGFFVGDDWLVTIEPDRVAALDAVWDRVAREEPRLLSHGPDFAAYRGIDRVVDDYYAILDDIEDDIEAVEDEVVDPAGEDVLERINSLRRDLLSVRRLLWPTRDAVGVLARGDPVHVDVATEKYFRDVYDHLVQLVDLTETYRDLTSSARDIYLNALSMSTNEVMKTLTVVATILLPLTFVVGVYGMNFQDSALNMPELGWQYGYPAVMLGMALTAGILVAYFRRENWL
- a CDS encoding S8 family serine peptidase, which codes for MADNTNLTRRSFLGATSAAVGSVAMVGAASGSPGNGEGPDRREYIVGVSGAEDDPEGYVEQFLKGNEEAVKTNDALNATVVGLPENAAEPAHENFVERLERADAVKYVEENVELQAQVAPNDPRYGDQYADQQVNAPEAWDVTFGDSGVTIGVVDQGVKYDHPDLDGNMDGSVSNYGRDFVDDDSDPYPDVLADEYHGTHVAGISAAETDNGEGVTGIGNSSVLSGRALSEQGSGSTADIADAVTWAADQGADVVNLSLGGGGYTDTMKNAVSYATNNGALVVAAAGNDGQGSVSYPAAYSECLAVSALDPDETLASYSNYGSDIELAAPGTNVLSTWTDDGYDKISGTSMATPVVAGVAGLTLAQYDLTNAELRSHLKATAVDVGLSSDQQGSGRVDAGNAVTTTPGSGGGGDDGDGGSGDSTTSTASGTLSSRYDDKCWTYSFSYSSPSEVVIELSGPSTADFDLYANDGTGTCPSTSSYDYRSWTTNSEETITITDPDTSTDLHVLVDSYDGSGDYTLTITEYQ
- a CDS encoding DUF7504 family protein, translated to MRGEEARLGSASVLVTGGDEAADAVEHESNVIGVTYERDAESWLAQWSGDADRVVVVSVGEQSRGSAAATASADCAEAASGVVETVPRESAVGEVGALVHEYLSAWEGATTVRVDDLASILDAVSTETAFRFVHAVLARTEAGEDTAVVSLDSDAYPPHVVDTFAELFDDVR
- a CDS encoding deoxyuridine 5'-triphosphate nucleotidohydrolase — translated: MYESGSFVAEHVDPVTAEQVQPNGVDLTVEAVFEQREPGRIGRDGKEIGDRQRRHPEAGDGDTDTFYLPPGGYVLQYAETISIPDGHVGFVYPRSSLMRNSCMLNTAVWDAGYTGKGEGLLQVHHDVELERGARVAQLVLAEGDHDDTYDGSYQGERVE